A region of Micropterus dolomieu isolate WLL.071019.BEF.003 ecotype Adirondacks linkage group LG01, ASM2129224v1, whole genome shotgun sequence DNA encodes the following proteins:
- the prpf4bb gene encoding pre-mRNA processing factor 4Bb isoform X1 — translation MADVEMDIASSRMNNGNEHVKQDLESHERSGNEDSGDMSEEEEEEVGVDGSKTPISSVEEAVTNGEKMEEGSKHHSSSGKHKRKKHKHRSKHKKHKHASDEDKDRKRKHRHKHRKHKRKEASAASGAVLFGASSHRKIESSPSSGNPSLDDRALLEDLEKQRAMIKAELDSQLMEGKVQSGMGLILQGYNSGSEEDGEARIRNGEQRQRGSSGKPISPRGGKSGKSRRDSTEGSKSSAKRRSRSKSADRLAQVKESKQDKVTKSSKDSGVKDRGRGRSRSKDRKRSDSTDRSKDRTRKSNSPSSSRGEQKGSRTDKRSSPQRDDRPNQERAGKRSRSPVRERPSRSDADRDKRPAKSPSKDASSGKENRSPHRRGPQSPIRKRSVSPRHRDAHHLSASASDRTSKQSNSPSRTRSPPRRGRSRSPDVRRRDADRQDSPLRKRPRPDAGPGRERSRENSPRAPYRGRMSRSPLRRRSPSPRRRSRSSPRRRSPLGHRSGERDRYGRLRQYRRSMSRDRDRRRRRSRDEDKFKGSLSEGMKVDQESSEEEVLEDFDGEEVDEEALIEQRRQQRMAIVQKYKVGNEDSNMVSEPSSPQSSTRSRSPSPDDILERVAADVKEYERENLNTFEASIKAKHNLIAQEKDGANPKKPSAPDMFTESDDMFAADFDSARMRAAGVGKDFKENPNLRDNWTDAEGYYRVNIGETLDKRYDVYGYTGQGVFSNVIRARDTARAGQEVAVKIIRNNELMQKTGLKELEFLKKLNDADPDDKFHCLRLFRHFYHKQHLCLVFEPLSMNLREVLKKYGKDVGLHIKAVRSYSQQLFLALKLLKRCNILHADIKPDNILVNESKTILKLCDFGSASHVADNDITPYLVSRFYRAPEIIIGKPYDYGIDMWSVGCTLYELYTGKILFPGSSNNHMIKLAMDLKGKMPNKMIRKGLFKDQHFDQNLNFLYIEVDKVTEREKVTVMSTINPTKDLLADMIGGQRLPEDQRKKVMQLKDLLDGTLMLDPAKRISINQALQHPFIQEKI, via the exons ATGGCCGACGTTGAGATGGACATCGCGTCCAGCAGAATGAATAATGGGAACGAACACGT GAAGCAGGATCTGGAAAGCCATGAAAGAAGTGGAAATGAAGACAGCGGAGACATGtcggaggaggaagaagaagaggtagGGGTGGATGGCAGCAAGACCCCAATATCGTCAGTG GAGGAGGCAGTGACTAATGGCGAAAAGATGGAAGAGGGTTCCAAACATCACAGTAGCAGCGGTAAACACaagaggaaaaaacacaagcatCGTAGTAAGCACAAAAAGCACAAGCATGCCTCTGATGAGGACAAGGACCGCAAACGCAAGCATCGtcacaaacacaggaaacacaaacGCAAAGAGGCCTCAGCCGCCTCTGGTGCAGTCCTCTTCGGCGCCTCCAGCCACAGAAAAATTGAATCCTCCCCCTCCTCCGGAAATCCAAGTCTGGACGACAGGGCCCTGCTGGAGGATTTGGAGAAACAGAGGGCCATGATCAAAGCTGAGCTGGACAGCCAGTTGATGGAGGGCAAGGTTCAGTCGGGCATGGGCTTGATCCTTCAGGGTTATAACTCTGGATCCGAAGAGGATGGGGAAGCTAGGATCAGGAATGGAGAACAGCGTCAAAGGGGCAGCTCAGGTAAACCCATATCTCCCAGGGGGGGAAAGAGTGGGAAATCTAGACGGGACTCAACAGAGGGCAGTAAGTCCAGCGCCAAGCGTCGTAGTCGGAGTAAGTCTGCGGACAGGCTAGCACAGGTCAAGGAGTCTAAGCAGGACAAGGTGACCAAATCCTCCAAGGACTCGGGGGTTAAAGATCGAGGCCGCGGTAGGAGCAGGTCAAAAGACAGAAAGCGTTCGGACAGCACTGACAGGTCCAAGGACAGAACTAGGAAGTCCAACTCCCCCTCCAGCTCGAGAGGAGAGCAGAAAGGCAGCCGCACTGATAAACGTTCCTCTCCACAGCGGGATGACAGACCAAACCAGGAGAGAGCGGGCAAACGCTCCAGATCACCTGTACGAGAACGCCCAAGTCGCTCAGATGCTGACCGGGACAAGCGACCGGCAAAGTCCCCGTCCAAGGACGCTTCATCTGGGAAAGAGAATCGCTCCCCTCATAGACGAGGGCCACAAAGCCCCATCCGAAAAAGGAGCGTGTCCCCTCGCCACAGAGATGCCCACCACCTTTCGGCCAGTGCCTCGGACAGGACATCGAAACAGAGCAACTCTCCATCCAGAACAAGGTCCCCACCCAGGAGAGGCCGCAGCCGCTCGCCAGACGTCAGGAGGAGGGATGCTGACAGGCAGGACTCACCGCTGAG GAAGCGCCCTCGGCCAGATGCGGggccaggcagagagagatCACGAGAGAACAGTCCCAGAGCACCCTATCGTGGCAGGATGAGTCGCTCACCTCTAAGACGAAGGTCCCCGTCACCACGTCGACGTTCCCGTTCTTCCCCCCGCAGACGATCTCCACTGGGACACAG GTctggggagagagacagatatgGCAGACTCAGACAGTACCGACGCTCAATGTCACGTGATCGGGATCGGAGAAGACGACGCAGCAGAGACGAGGACAAGTTCAAGGGCAGCCTCTCAGAGGGCATGAAAGTTGACCAGGAATCCTCAGAGGAAGAAGT gttAGAGGACTTTGATGGAGAGGAGGTAGATGAGGAGGCTCTCATTGAACAGCGCCGCCAGCAGCGCATGGCTATTGTCCAG AAATACAAGGTTGGGAATGAGGATTCCAACATGGTGTCGGAGCCCAGCAGCCCTCAGAGCAGCACACGCAGCCGTTCACCCTCACCTGATGACATCTTGGAGCGAGTAGCCGCAGATGTCAAGGAGTATGAACGAGAGAACCTCAACACCTTTGAGGCCAGCATCAAAGCCAAGCACAACCTCATCGCCCAGGAGAAAGACG gagCCAATCCAAAGAAACCTTCAGCCCCTGACATGTTTACAGAGTCAGATGACATGTTTGCTGCTGACTTTGAT AGTGCCAGGATGAGAGCAGCAGGTGTAGGGAAGGACTTCAAGGAGAACCCCAACCTCAGGGACAATTGGACGGATGCTGAGGGTTACTACC gGGTGAACATCGGGGAGACACTTGACAAGCGCTATGATGTGTACGGCTACACTGGCCAGGGAGTATTCAGCAACGTGATCAGAGCCAGAGACACTGCCAGAGCCGGCCAGGAGGTGGCAGTCAAGATCATCCGAAACAATGAGCTCAT GCAGAAGACTGGGTTGAAAGAGCTAGAATTCCTCAAAAAGCTAAATGACGCAGATCCTGATGACAAGTTCCACTGCCTTCGCCTCTTCAGGCACTTCTACCACAAGCAGCATCTTTGTCTGGTATTTGAGCCTCTCAG TATGAATTTGCGAGAGGTGTTGAAGAAATACGGTAAAGATGTTGGGCTCCACATCAAGGCTGTGCGCTCCTACAGTCAGCAGCTCTTTTTGGCCCTCAAGCTGCTCAAACGATGCAACATCCTCCATGCTGACATCAAGCCAGACAATATCCTG GTGAATGAGTCAAAGACCATTTTGAAGCTGTGCGACTTTGGTTCTGCATCCCATGTTGCTGATAACGACATCACACCATACCTTGTCAGTAGATTCTACAGAGCTCCTGAAATCA TCATAGGAAAGCCGTATGACTATGGGATTGACATGTGGTCTGTTGGCTGCACTTTATATGAGCTTTACACTGGCAAAATCCTGTTTCCTGGATCTTCCAACAATCACATGATCAAACTAGCAATGGACCTCAAGGGCAAGATGCCCAACAAG ATGATCCGTAAAGGCTTGTTCAAAGACCAGCACTTCGATCAGAATTTGAACTTCCTGTACATCGAAGTAGACAAAGTGACAGAAAGG GAGAAGGTGACGGTGATGAGCACCATCAACCCCACCAAAGACCTGTTGGCAGACATGATAGGAGGCCAGCGACTGCCTGAGGACCAGAGGAAGAAGGTGATGCAGCTGAAGGACCTGCTGGATGGCACCCTGATGCTGGACCCAGCCAAACGCATCAGTATCAACCAGGCTCTGCAGCACCCCTTTATCCAGGAGAAGATCTGA
- the prpf4bb gene encoding pre-mRNA processing factor 4Bb isoform X2 — protein sequence MADVEMDIASSRMNNGNEHVKQDLESHERSGNEDSGDMSEEEEEEEEAVTNGEKMEEGSKHHSSSGKHKRKKHKHRSKHKKHKHASDEDKDRKRKHRHKHRKHKRKEASAASGAVLFGASSHRKIESSPSSGNPSLDDRALLEDLEKQRAMIKAELDSQLMEGKVQSGMGLILQGYNSGSEEDGEARIRNGEQRQRGSSGKPISPRGGKSGKSRRDSTEGSKSSAKRRSRSKSADRLAQVKESKQDKVTKSSKDSGVKDRGRGRSRSKDRKRSDSTDRSKDRTRKSNSPSSSRGEQKGSRTDKRSSPQRDDRPNQERAGKRSRSPVRERPSRSDADRDKRPAKSPSKDASSGKENRSPHRRGPQSPIRKRSVSPRHRDAHHLSASASDRTSKQSNSPSRTRSPPRRGRSRSPDVRRRDADRQDSPLRKRPRPDAGPGRERSRENSPRAPYRGRMSRSPLRRRSPSPRRRSRSSPRRRSPLGHRSGERDRYGRLRQYRRSMSRDRDRRRRRSRDEDKFKGSLSEGMKVDQESSEEEVLEDFDGEEVDEEALIEQRRQQRMAIVQKYKVGNEDSNMVSEPSSPQSSTRSRSPSPDDILERVAADVKEYERENLNTFEASIKAKHNLIAQEKDGANPKKPSAPDMFTESDDMFAADFDSARMRAAGVGKDFKENPNLRDNWTDAEGYYRVNIGETLDKRYDVYGYTGQGVFSNVIRARDTARAGQEVAVKIIRNNELMQKTGLKELEFLKKLNDADPDDKFHCLRLFRHFYHKQHLCLVFEPLSMNLREVLKKYGKDVGLHIKAVRSYSQQLFLALKLLKRCNILHADIKPDNILVNESKTILKLCDFGSASHVADNDITPYLVSRFYRAPEIIIGKPYDYGIDMWSVGCTLYELYTGKILFPGSSNNHMIKLAMDLKGKMPNKMIRKGLFKDQHFDQNLNFLYIEVDKVTEREKVTVMSTINPTKDLLADMIGGQRLPEDQRKKVMQLKDLLDGTLMLDPAKRISINQALQHPFIQEKI from the exons ATGGCCGACGTTGAGATGGACATCGCGTCCAGCAGAATGAATAATGGGAACGAACACGT GAAGCAGGATCTGGAAAGCCATGAAAGAAGTGGAAATGAAGACAGCGGAGACATGtcggaggaggaagaagaagag GAGGAGGCAGTGACTAATGGCGAAAAGATGGAAGAGGGTTCCAAACATCACAGTAGCAGCGGTAAACACaagaggaaaaaacacaagcatCGTAGTAAGCACAAAAAGCACAAGCATGCCTCTGATGAGGACAAGGACCGCAAACGCAAGCATCGtcacaaacacaggaaacacaaacGCAAAGAGGCCTCAGCCGCCTCTGGTGCAGTCCTCTTCGGCGCCTCCAGCCACAGAAAAATTGAATCCTCCCCCTCCTCCGGAAATCCAAGTCTGGACGACAGGGCCCTGCTGGAGGATTTGGAGAAACAGAGGGCCATGATCAAAGCTGAGCTGGACAGCCAGTTGATGGAGGGCAAGGTTCAGTCGGGCATGGGCTTGATCCTTCAGGGTTATAACTCTGGATCCGAAGAGGATGGGGAAGCTAGGATCAGGAATGGAGAACAGCGTCAAAGGGGCAGCTCAGGTAAACCCATATCTCCCAGGGGGGGAAAGAGTGGGAAATCTAGACGGGACTCAACAGAGGGCAGTAAGTCCAGCGCCAAGCGTCGTAGTCGGAGTAAGTCTGCGGACAGGCTAGCACAGGTCAAGGAGTCTAAGCAGGACAAGGTGACCAAATCCTCCAAGGACTCGGGGGTTAAAGATCGAGGCCGCGGTAGGAGCAGGTCAAAAGACAGAAAGCGTTCGGACAGCACTGACAGGTCCAAGGACAGAACTAGGAAGTCCAACTCCCCCTCCAGCTCGAGAGGAGAGCAGAAAGGCAGCCGCACTGATAAACGTTCCTCTCCACAGCGGGATGACAGACCAAACCAGGAGAGAGCGGGCAAACGCTCCAGATCACCTGTACGAGAACGCCCAAGTCGCTCAGATGCTGACCGGGACAAGCGACCGGCAAAGTCCCCGTCCAAGGACGCTTCATCTGGGAAAGAGAATCGCTCCCCTCATAGACGAGGGCCACAAAGCCCCATCCGAAAAAGGAGCGTGTCCCCTCGCCACAGAGATGCCCACCACCTTTCGGCCAGTGCCTCGGACAGGACATCGAAACAGAGCAACTCTCCATCCAGAACAAGGTCCCCACCCAGGAGAGGCCGCAGCCGCTCGCCAGACGTCAGGAGGAGGGATGCTGACAGGCAGGACTCACCGCTGAG GAAGCGCCCTCGGCCAGATGCGGggccaggcagagagagatCACGAGAGAACAGTCCCAGAGCACCCTATCGTGGCAGGATGAGTCGCTCACCTCTAAGACGAAGGTCCCCGTCACCACGTCGACGTTCCCGTTCTTCCCCCCGCAGACGATCTCCACTGGGACACAG GTctggggagagagacagatatgGCAGACTCAGACAGTACCGACGCTCAATGTCACGTGATCGGGATCGGAGAAGACGACGCAGCAGAGACGAGGACAAGTTCAAGGGCAGCCTCTCAGAGGGCATGAAAGTTGACCAGGAATCCTCAGAGGAAGAAGT gttAGAGGACTTTGATGGAGAGGAGGTAGATGAGGAGGCTCTCATTGAACAGCGCCGCCAGCAGCGCATGGCTATTGTCCAG AAATACAAGGTTGGGAATGAGGATTCCAACATGGTGTCGGAGCCCAGCAGCCCTCAGAGCAGCACACGCAGCCGTTCACCCTCACCTGATGACATCTTGGAGCGAGTAGCCGCAGATGTCAAGGAGTATGAACGAGAGAACCTCAACACCTTTGAGGCCAGCATCAAAGCCAAGCACAACCTCATCGCCCAGGAGAAAGACG gagCCAATCCAAAGAAACCTTCAGCCCCTGACATGTTTACAGAGTCAGATGACATGTTTGCTGCTGACTTTGAT AGTGCCAGGATGAGAGCAGCAGGTGTAGGGAAGGACTTCAAGGAGAACCCCAACCTCAGGGACAATTGGACGGATGCTGAGGGTTACTACC gGGTGAACATCGGGGAGACACTTGACAAGCGCTATGATGTGTACGGCTACACTGGCCAGGGAGTATTCAGCAACGTGATCAGAGCCAGAGACACTGCCAGAGCCGGCCAGGAGGTGGCAGTCAAGATCATCCGAAACAATGAGCTCAT GCAGAAGACTGGGTTGAAAGAGCTAGAATTCCTCAAAAAGCTAAATGACGCAGATCCTGATGACAAGTTCCACTGCCTTCGCCTCTTCAGGCACTTCTACCACAAGCAGCATCTTTGTCTGGTATTTGAGCCTCTCAG TATGAATTTGCGAGAGGTGTTGAAGAAATACGGTAAAGATGTTGGGCTCCACATCAAGGCTGTGCGCTCCTACAGTCAGCAGCTCTTTTTGGCCCTCAAGCTGCTCAAACGATGCAACATCCTCCATGCTGACATCAAGCCAGACAATATCCTG GTGAATGAGTCAAAGACCATTTTGAAGCTGTGCGACTTTGGTTCTGCATCCCATGTTGCTGATAACGACATCACACCATACCTTGTCAGTAGATTCTACAGAGCTCCTGAAATCA TCATAGGAAAGCCGTATGACTATGGGATTGACATGTGGTCTGTTGGCTGCACTTTATATGAGCTTTACACTGGCAAAATCCTGTTTCCTGGATCTTCCAACAATCACATGATCAAACTAGCAATGGACCTCAAGGGCAAGATGCCCAACAAG ATGATCCGTAAAGGCTTGTTCAAAGACCAGCACTTCGATCAGAATTTGAACTTCCTGTACATCGAAGTAGACAAAGTGACAGAAAGG GAGAAGGTGACGGTGATGAGCACCATCAACCCCACCAAAGACCTGTTGGCAGACATGATAGGAGGCCAGCGACTGCCTGAGGACCAGAGGAAGAAGGTGATGCAGCTGAAGGACCTGCTGGATGGCACCCTGATGCTGGACCCAGCCAAACGCATCAGTATCAACCAGGCTCTGCAGCACCCCTTTATCCAGGAGAAGATCTGA
- the prpf4bb gene encoding pre-mRNA processing factor 4Bb isoform X3 codes for MSEEEEEEVGVDGSKTPISSVEEAVTNGEKMEEGSKHHSSSGKHKRKKHKHRSKHKKHKHASDEDKDRKRKHRHKHRKHKRKEASAASGAVLFGASSHRKIESSPSSGNPSLDDRALLEDLEKQRAMIKAELDSQLMEGKVQSGMGLILQGYNSGSEEDGEARIRNGEQRQRGSSGKPISPRGGKSGKSRRDSTEGSKSSAKRRSRSKSADRLAQVKESKQDKVTKSSKDSGVKDRGRGRSRSKDRKRSDSTDRSKDRTRKSNSPSSSRGEQKGSRTDKRSSPQRDDRPNQERAGKRSRSPVRERPSRSDADRDKRPAKSPSKDASSGKENRSPHRRGPQSPIRKRSVSPRHRDAHHLSASASDRTSKQSNSPSRTRSPPRRGRSRSPDVRRRDADRQDSPLRKRPRPDAGPGRERSRENSPRAPYRGRMSRSPLRRRSPSPRRRSRSSPRRRSPLGHRSGERDRYGRLRQYRRSMSRDRDRRRRRSRDEDKFKGSLSEGMKVDQESSEEEVLEDFDGEEVDEEALIEQRRQQRMAIVQKYKVGNEDSNMVSEPSSPQSSTRSRSPSPDDILERVAADVKEYERENLNTFEASIKAKHNLIAQEKDGANPKKPSAPDMFTESDDMFAADFDSARMRAAGVGKDFKENPNLRDNWTDAEGYYRVNIGETLDKRYDVYGYTGQGVFSNVIRARDTARAGQEVAVKIIRNNELMQKTGLKELEFLKKLNDADPDDKFHCLRLFRHFYHKQHLCLVFEPLSMNLREVLKKYGKDVGLHIKAVRSYSQQLFLALKLLKRCNILHADIKPDNILVNESKTILKLCDFGSASHVADNDITPYLVSRFYRAPEIIIGKPYDYGIDMWSVGCTLYELYTGKILFPGSSNNHMIKLAMDLKGKMPNKMIRKGLFKDQHFDQNLNFLYIEVDKVTEREKVTVMSTINPTKDLLADMIGGQRLPEDQRKKVMQLKDLLDGTLMLDPAKRISINQALQHPFIQEKI; via the exons ATGtcggaggaggaagaagaagaggtagGGGTGGATGGCAGCAAGACCCCAATATCGTCAGTG GAGGAGGCAGTGACTAATGGCGAAAAGATGGAAGAGGGTTCCAAACATCACAGTAGCAGCGGTAAACACaagaggaaaaaacacaagcatCGTAGTAAGCACAAAAAGCACAAGCATGCCTCTGATGAGGACAAGGACCGCAAACGCAAGCATCGtcacaaacacaggaaacacaaacGCAAAGAGGCCTCAGCCGCCTCTGGTGCAGTCCTCTTCGGCGCCTCCAGCCACAGAAAAATTGAATCCTCCCCCTCCTCCGGAAATCCAAGTCTGGACGACAGGGCCCTGCTGGAGGATTTGGAGAAACAGAGGGCCATGATCAAAGCTGAGCTGGACAGCCAGTTGATGGAGGGCAAGGTTCAGTCGGGCATGGGCTTGATCCTTCAGGGTTATAACTCTGGATCCGAAGAGGATGGGGAAGCTAGGATCAGGAATGGAGAACAGCGTCAAAGGGGCAGCTCAGGTAAACCCATATCTCCCAGGGGGGGAAAGAGTGGGAAATCTAGACGGGACTCAACAGAGGGCAGTAAGTCCAGCGCCAAGCGTCGTAGTCGGAGTAAGTCTGCGGACAGGCTAGCACAGGTCAAGGAGTCTAAGCAGGACAAGGTGACCAAATCCTCCAAGGACTCGGGGGTTAAAGATCGAGGCCGCGGTAGGAGCAGGTCAAAAGACAGAAAGCGTTCGGACAGCACTGACAGGTCCAAGGACAGAACTAGGAAGTCCAACTCCCCCTCCAGCTCGAGAGGAGAGCAGAAAGGCAGCCGCACTGATAAACGTTCCTCTCCACAGCGGGATGACAGACCAAACCAGGAGAGAGCGGGCAAACGCTCCAGATCACCTGTACGAGAACGCCCAAGTCGCTCAGATGCTGACCGGGACAAGCGACCGGCAAAGTCCCCGTCCAAGGACGCTTCATCTGGGAAAGAGAATCGCTCCCCTCATAGACGAGGGCCACAAAGCCCCATCCGAAAAAGGAGCGTGTCCCCTCGCCACAGAGATGCCCACCACCTTTCGGCCAGTGCCTCGGACAGGACATCGAAACAGAGCAACTCTCCATCCAGAACAAGGTCCCCACCCAGGAGAGGCCGCAGCCGCTCGCCAGACGTCAGGAGGAGGGATGCTGACAGGCAGGACTCACCGCTGAG GAAGCGCCCTCGGCCAGATGCGGggccaggcagagagagatCACGAGAGAACAGTCCCAGAGCACCCTATCGTGGCAGGATGAGTCGCTCACCTCTAAGACGAAGGTCCCCGTCACCACGTCGACGTTCCCGTTCTTCCCCCCGCAGACGATCTCCACTGGGACACAG GTctggggagagagacagatatgGCAGACTCAGACAGTACCGACGCTCAATGTCACGTGATCGGGATCGGAGAAGACGACGCAGCAGAGACGAGGACAAGTTCAAGGGCAGCCTCTCAGAGGGCATGAAAGTTGACCAGGAATCCTCAGAGGAAGAAGT gttAGAGGACTTTGATGGAGAGGAGGTAGATGAGGAGGCTCTCATTGAACAGCGCCGCCAGCAGCGCATGGCTATTGTCCAG AAATACAAGGTTGGGAATGAGGATTCCAACATGGTGTCGGAGCCCAGCAGCCCTCAGAGCAGCACACGCAGCCGTTCACCCTCACCTGATGACATCTTGGAGCGAGTAGCCGCAGATGTCAAGGAGTATGAACGAGAGAACCTCAACACCTTTGAGGCCAGCATCAAAGCCAAGCACAACCTCATCGCCCAGGAGAAAGACG gagCCAATCCAAAGAAACCTTCAGCCCCTGACATGTTTACAGAGTCAGATGACATGTTTGCTGCTGACTTTGAT AGTGCCAGGATGAGAGCAGCAGGTGTAGGGAAGGACTTCAAGGAGAACCCCAACCTCAGGGACAATTGGACGGATGCTGAGGGTTACTACC gGGTGAACATCGGGGAGACACTTGACAAGCGCTATGATGTGTACGGCTACACTGGCCAGGGAGTATTCAGCAACGTGATCAGAGCCAGAGACACTGCCAGAGCCGGCCAGGAGGTGGCAGTCAAGATCATCCGAAACAATGAGCTCAT GCAGAAGACTGGGTTGAAAGAGCTAGAATTCCTCAAAAAGCTAAATGACGCAGATCCTGATGACAAGTTCCACTGCCTTCGCCTCTTCAGGCACTTCTACCACAAGCAGCATCTTTGTCTGGTATTTGAGCCTCTCAG TATGAATTTGCGAGAGGTGTTGAAGAAATACGGTAAAGATGTTGGGCTCCACATCAAGGCTGTGCGCTCCTACAGTCAGCAGCTCTTTTTGGCCCTCAAGCTGCTCAAACGATGCAACATCCTCCATGCTGACATCAAGCCAGACAATATCCTG GTGAATGAGTCAAAGACCATTTTGAAGCTGTGCGACTTTGGTTCTGCATCCCATGTTGCTGATAACGACATCACACCATACCTTGTCAGTAGATTCTACAGAGCTCCTGAAATCA TCATAGGAAAGCCGTATGACTATGGGATTGACATGTGGTCTGTTGGCTGCACTTTATATGAGCTTTACACTGGCAAAATCCTGTTTCCTGGATCTTCCAACAATCACATGATCAAACTAGCAATGGACCTCAAGGGCAAGATGCCCAACAAG ATGATCCGTAAAGGCTTGTTCAAAGACCAGCACTTCGATCAGAATTTGAACTTCCTGTACATCGAAGTAGACAAAGTGACAGAAAGG GAGAAGGTGACGGTGATGAGCACCATCAACCCCACCAAAGACCTGTTGGCAGACATGATAGGAGGCCAGCGACTGCCTGAGGACCAGAGGAAGAAGGTGATGCAGCTGAAGGACCTGCTGGATGGCACCCTGATGCTGGACCCAGCCAAACGCATCAGTATCAACCAGGCTCTGCAGCACCCCTTTATCCAGGAGAAGATCTGA